The genomic stretch ATCGTTTAAGTAGAAGCAACCTAGACTGCACTTAGTACAACAGAAACCTCACATGAGAGCTGTTTATGATGGCTACATTGTAATTATGCAGGAGAATGAGCTCCAAACCAACGAATATCGTCCTATACTAGGCAATCTACTGCACAAAGTACAGTGTACGTATCAAGTCAGGCAAATAACGTCGATTACGTTGTACAAACTGCAGCGTAGACTCGTCCTATCGCGCTATTACCTAAACGAACTAACCCAACTATATAAGTTGAACCAAAGAAAGCGGTGATGTCCTTGACTGATTTTCCCTTAAGATATAAATATAACACTTGATAACGTTCATCTCTGCTTGTTCGAGTTATTCACTTTCTTATTCGACATGCAGATCGTTATTTCCTTACCATAAGTTTCTAAAACTTTAGTTCAATTTATATAGTTAAAAAAAAGAGCACCCTGCCGAGCAGCGAGGGTGACTCGCATTATTTTTTGATCAAATAGAGTGTGATCTCTTCCCGATTATGAAACAATTGCTTCGCTTTTTGAAGTCTGAACTCGGTAGAAAGTCTTGAAATCACATCTTTAATCGTTTGAAGCGGCTTTCGATGCATTAATTTAACTGTGATTATAGCAGTAGCCCCTTGCTTAAGTGCTGGCTCCAAATCAAGCACCAGCTTGCACATCATCATCGGACTCCAGCTCATATCGCACACAATGATATCGAATGAATCCGCAATCAATTTCACATCTGAAGCATTGCGCTTTAAATAAGTCAGTGTTGGATATGCCATAAGCGAGGGGTGAAGCTCTGCTGGATCAATTGCGGTAACACGCAGTCCACGCTCCAGCAAAAGTGAAGTCCAGCCGCCGGGCGCTGCACCCACATCAAGCGCATTTTGGTATTGAGCATAGTTCAGACCAAACTCCCGTTCTGCTTCCAGCAGCTTAAATTTCGCACGGGACACCTGACCCTCCTCGCGCTGAAAACGAACGGCACCGCCTGGCCAATCCGAGAGCATGTCCGAAGGATTGCCAAAGCCAACATAAAGCTGATTTACTGCTGCATAAATAGCTATAATGACATCTGGCTGCTGAACTACCGGCTCAGCGTCGATCTCTTCCAGCACCGCGTCAAGTACCGCCTTCGTATCCGAAGCCGAATATACAAACTCAGACTTTGAGGTTCTTCTTATATGCACCGCCACACGCTTGTTTTTAAACATTAGGACGGCGTTTCGCACCATATCCGATAGCTGTTCCAAATCATTCGCATTTCCAGTAATTTCGAATGTACGATCTACCGGCTGCACATGCCGCAAAAAAATCGGCTCTTGCTGCAAAATAGCCTGAAGCGTCTCTTCCCGTTCAAGCGGACTTGACATAAGGAAAACTTCTCCCGCAGCCAACTGATTAAATGCAACACCCTCAATCAATCTGCGAAGCTCTTCCATTGCATAAGGGGAATACGTTTTATTTGCTGTTCCGATCCATTGACTCACTAGTATAAACCTCTTTCATATGTGAATTACTCTACCAACCTTCAAAGGCGTTTCGAACCCTCCCAAACCCTCCCTTCCAAGGGAGGGCCCCAAAGGGTTGCACCCTCTGGACACCTGCAACTGAACTAACGTGGATGTTAGACAAGTGCTCGCGAGATTATGTTGAGCAGGATCGCTTTCGTCCCTTCAGGACACGCTTAATTTTGATGCTCTCTAGTTACCTAAACTGATTTCCGAATAACGACTATGCCACAGAGACGTATAACAGTTTGTTTGCGCATAGATCGCTTTCGTCCCTGCGGGACACGCTTTAATTTAAAACAAGCTGACAGGCTAGCAGGTTTTTAAGCAGTTAGGCTGTATTGCTGTAATCACTTTCATTGGACTTCATTTCTGCTGATTTAAGAGAAATAAGGGATTTCCAGTCCTCATTAGTGTCAATACTGCTTGGTTTCCTACAAATATCGATTCTCTGTTCAGCTATTACATAAAACTAAGTCATTAGCACGA from Paenibacillus sp. FSL H8-0548 encodes the following:
- a CDS encoding SAM-dependent methyltransferase, whose product is MSQWIGTANKTYSPYAMEELRRLIEGVAFNQLAAGEVFLMSSPLEREETLQAILQQEPIFLRHVQPVDRTFEITGNANDLEQLSDMVRNAVLMFKNKRVAVHIRRTSKSEFVYSASDTKAVLDAVLEEIDAEPVVQQPDVIIAIYAAVNQLYVGFGNPSDMLSDWPGGAVRFQREEGQVSRAKFKLLEAEREFGLNYAQYQNALDVGAAPGGWTSLLLERGLRVTAIDPAELHPSLMAYPTLTYLKRNASDVKLIADSFDIIVCDMSWSPMMMCKLVLDLEPALKQGATAIITVKLMHRKPLQTIKDVISRLSTEFRLQKAKQLFHNREEITLYLIKK